A single Brassica rapa cultivar Chiifu-401-42 chromosome A04, CAAS_Brap_v3.01, whole genome shotgun sequence DNA region contains:
- the LOC103862898 gene encoding protein BASIC PENTACYSTEINE6 isoform X3: MDDGGHRDNGRHKAPQGQHQQPSMKQVMSIIAERDTAIQERNLAVSERKSAVAERDMAFLQRDTAIAERNNAIMERDSALTALQYRDNSMATSRQHQPHMPHHMLQLTENNAYETREIGTSPPPTTGSALASAKPKRGRKVKEPKAAANKRGPKNQRKVKKENEDDLSKIMSLDYSEEEEATGSKSDWKSEEMMVRLNQVVYDETTMPPPVCSCTGVLRQCYKWGNGGWQSSCCTTTLSMHPLPALPNKKHARVGGRKMSGSAFNKLLSRLAAEGHHDLSSPVDLKDRWAKHGTNRYITIK, from the exons ATGGATGATGGTGGACATCGTGACAACGGTCGACACAAAGCACCTCAGGGCCAG CATCAGCAGCCGTCGATGAAACAAGTGATGTCGATAATAGCAGAGCGCGACACAGCGATCCAGGAGAGGAACCTAGCTGTATCTGAGAGAAAATCAGCTGTAGCTGAGCGAGACATGGCGTTTCTCCAGCGAGACACTGCCATCGCTGAGCGCAACAATGCCATCATGGAGAGAGACAGTGCTCTCACAGCGTTACAGTACCGTGACAACTCAATGGCTACTTCACGCCAGCACCAACCGCACATGCCTCATCACATGCTTCAGTTAACTGAAAATAATGCATATGAGACCAGAGAAATTGGGACATCACCACCACCTACTACTGGATCCGCCTTGGCATCTGCCAAGCCAAAACGCGGTAGAAAAGTGAAAGAACCAAAGGCAGCTGCTAATAAGAGAGGGCCAAAGAATCAGAGGAAGGTTAAGAAAGAGAACGAGGACGACTTAAGCAAGATAATGTCCCTTGACTacagcgaagaagaagaagcaacagGATCTAAATCGGATTGGAAAAGTGAAGAGATGATGGTGCGGCTTAACCAGGTTGTTTACGACGAGACAACAATGCCACCACCTGTCTGCTCATGCACAGGAGTTCTCAGACAGTGCTACAAATGGGGAAACGGAGGTTGGCAGTCATCGTGTTGCACAACCACACTGTCAATGCATCCGTTACCAGCTCTGCCCAACAAAAAGCATGCCAGAGTTGGTGGAAGGAAGATGAGTGGGAGCGCCTTCAATAAGCTTCTAAGCCGGCTTGCTGCGGAAGGGCACCATGATCTCTCAAGCCCTGTTGATCTGAAGGACCGTTGGGCAAAGCACGGTACCAACCGTTATATTACGATCAAATGA
- the LOC103862898 gene encoding protein BASIC PENTACYSTEINE6 isoform X1, translating into MDDGGHRDNGRHKAPQGQQWMMQHQQPSMKQVMSIIAERDTAIQERNLAVSERKSAVAERDMAFLQRDTAIAERNNAIMERDSALTALQYRDNSMATSRQHQPHMPHHMLQLTENNAYETREIGTSPPPTTGSALASAKPKRGRKVKEPKAAANKRGPKNQRKVKKENEDDLSKIMSLDYSEEEEATGSKSDWKSEEMMVRLNQVVYDETTMPPPVCSCTGVLRQCYKWGNGGWQSSCCTTTLSMHPLPALPNKKHARVGGRKMSGSAFNKLLSRLAAEGHHDLSSPVDLKDRWAKHGTNRYITIK; encoded by the exons ATGGATGATGGTGGACATCGTGACAACGGTCGACACAAAGCACCTCAGGGCCAG CAGTGGATGATGCAGCATCAGCAGCCGTCGATGAAACAAGTGATGTCGATAATAGCAGAGCGCGACACAGCGATCCAGGAGAGGAACCTAGCTGTATCTGAGAGAAAATCAGCTGTAGCTGAGCGAGACATGGCGTTTCTCCAGCGAGACACTGCCATCGCTGAGCGCAACAATGCCATCATGGAGAGAGACAGTGCTCTCACAGCGTTACAGTACCGTGACAACTCAATGGCTACTTCACGCCAGCACCAACCGCACATGCCTCATCACATGCTTCAGTTAACTGAAAATAATGCATATGAGACCAGAGAAATTGGGACATCACCACCACCTACTACTGGATCCGCCTTGGCATCTGCCAAGCCAAAACGCGGTAGAAAAGTGAAAGAACCAAAGGCAGCTGCTAATAAGAGAGGGCCAAAGAATCAGAGGAAGGTTAAGAAAGAGAACGAGGACGACTTAAGCAAGATAATGTCCCTTGACTacagcgaagaagaagaagcaacagGATCTAAATCGGATTGGAAAAGTGAAGAGATGATGGTGCGGCTTAACCAGGTTGTTTACGACGAGACAACAATGCCACCACCTGTCTGCTCATGCACAGGAGTTCTCAGACAGTGCTACAAATGGGGAAACGGAGGTTGGCAGTCATCGTGTTGCACAACCACACTGTCAATGCATCCGTTACCAGCTCTGCCCAACAAAAAGCATGCCAGAGTTGGTGGAAGGAAGATGAGTGGGAGCGCCTTCAATAAGCTTCTAAGCCGGCTTGCTGCGGAAGGGCACCATGATCTCTCAAGCCCTGTTGATCTGAAGGACCGTTGGGCAAAGCACGGTACCAACCGTTATATTACGATCAAATGA
- the LOC103862898 gene encoding protein BASIC PENTACYSTEINE6 isoform X2, with the protein MDDGGHRDNGRHKAPQGQWMMQHQQPSMKQVMSIIAERDTAIQERNLAVSERKSAVAERDMAFLQRDTAIAERNNAIMERDSALTALQYRDNSMATSRQHQPHMPHHMLQLTENNAYETREIGTSPPPTTGSALASAKPKRGRKVKEPKAAANKRGPKNQRKVKKENEDDLSKIMSLDYSEEEEATGSKSDWKSEEMMVRLNQVVYDETTMPPPVCSCTGVLRQCYKWGNGGWQSSCCTTTLSMHPLPALPNKKHARVGGRKMSGSAFNKLLSRLAAEGHHDLSSPVDLKDRWAKHGTNRYITIK; encoded by the exons ATGGATGATGGTGGACATCGTGACAACGGTCGACACAAAGCACCTCAGGGCCAG TGGATGATGCAGCATCAGCAGCCGTCGATGAAACAAGTGATGTCGATAATAGCAGAGCGCGACACAGCGATCCAGGAGAGGAACCTAGCTGTATCTGAGAGAAAATCAGCTGTAGCTGAGCGAGACATGGCGTTTCTCCAGCGAGACACTGCCATCGCTGAGCGCAACAATGCCATCATGGAGAGAGACAGTGCTCTCACAGCGTTACAGTACCGTGACAACTCAATGGCTACTTCACGCCAGCACCAACCGCACATGCCTCATCACATGCTTCAGTTAACTGAAAATAATGCATATGAGACCAGAGAAATTGGGACATCACCACCACCTACTACTGGATCCGCCTTGGCATCTGCCAAGCCAAAACGCGGTAGAAAAGTGAAAGAACCAAAGGCAGCTGCTAATAAGAGAGGGCCAAAGAATCAGAGGAAGGTTAAGAAAGAGAACGAGGACGACTTAAGCAAGATAATGTCCCTTGACTacagcgaagaagaagaagcaacagGATCTAAATCGGATTGGAAAAGTGAAGAGATGATGGTGCGGCTTAACCAGGTTGTTTACGACGAGACAACAATGCCACCACCTGTCTGCTCATGCACAGGAGTTCTCAGACAGTGCTACAAATGGGGAAACGGAGGTTGGCAGTCATCGTGTTGCACAACCACACTGTCAATGCATCCGTTACCAGCTCTGCCCAACAAAAAGCATGCCAGAGTTGGTGGAAGGAAGATGAGTGGGAGCGCCTTCAATAAGCTTCTAAGCCGGCTTGCTGCGGAAGGGCACCATGATCTCTCAAGCCCTGTTGATCTGAAGGACCGTTGGGCAAAGCACGGTACCAACCGTTATATTACGATCAAATGA